The Etheostoma spectabile isolate EspeVRDwgs_2016 chromosome 9, UIUC_Espe_1.0, whole genome shotgun sequence DNA segment CTACAGTTTTGCTGGCAGGAGAATTCATTGCTAAGTCTTCCTAAACGCTGCTAAGATGTTCATCAGTTAAACTACATTTGTAAGATGGGAATGTGTTGCCAGATTTCACAATTTTCCCACAACGCTCTCCAAAGGCTTAAAGAGAGTCATTAGGAGGTGATGTAATGGGTTGAGGCTGATTATGACAATTATCAACTCTCTGGGCAATATTTGCATTGCATTAGAAGCACCAATGTAAACTTCATATTAACATTTCAATTTTCCAATCAAGGATAATGGTGAGGAAAGTGTACAAAGAAAATGATGATCAAATTTTTTCTGTCACATGTCTTTTCCCACTGatctcacttttttcttttccacctCCTCTTCATTTCTCTGCAGAGTAAGGCCAAAGAGCTTCCTTTGTCGGCTGTGCGTTTCATGGAGGAGCTTGGAGAGTGCACTTTGGGGAAGATCTACAAGGGTCACCTGTATCTGCCGGGCATGGACCAGACACAGCTTGTGGCCATTAAGACTCTGAAGGATGTCTCCAATGCCCAGCATTGGGCCGACTTCCAGCAGGTACAGACTGGATCCCTCCCTCTACAGCTTGAAGAAAAGACCTAAATAGGgcacctggatagctcagttggtagagcaggtgcccatatAAAGGCCTAGAGGTCTACTCCTCGACGTAGCgggctgcatgtcattccccctcatTCTTCTCTTCCATGTtgttcagctgtcctgtcaaaataaaggcctaaaatgcccattATTATCTAAAAAAATGACTTCAACTTTTATTAACATATATTACTGGTGAATACACAAAATCAACCATATGTAACTTGAATAGGACCTCTAAGACTACTGTAAATAGTAAGTCATTTTAGAAGACATGCTTCTAACTGGAAATTGTATTTGGATGTAGTACTAAAATAATCTACtgttttaaaatacaagggACAATTTTCCCAGTGGAAAGACCTTTTTATCCCACAAGAATTGAAGCATGACTTGTTATATTTTCACAGAAGGTAAAAATGTTGGGCGATGGCAGACTCAATGGCTaaaagtcactttttaaaatagttcaaaaaataaactgtcAGATTgtccagataaatttagatgTTAAGAAGGATTGAAACAGATGAATTGTAAAAACACAAGCCACACTTTCCATGGACAGAGAATGAGCTGCTAGCATTTAAAGTGATATACCCAAACATCTTTTTGAGTTTGAAACAACATTCTTACCGCCGCCTTTCAAGACCACAGTGTTTCTAactcactttcttttttaccaACACTTGTGTTTGCATCACAGGAGGCTGCAGTGCTGACAGAGCTGCAGCACCCAAACGTGGTGTGCCTTATGGGTGTGGTGATTCAGGAGCAGCCTGTCTGTATGCTGTTTGAGTTTTTGCCCCAAGGCGACCTCCACGAGTTCCTCATCATGCGTTCACCGCACTCTGACGTTGGCTGCAGCAGTGATGAGGATGGCACGGTGAAATCCAGCCTGGATCATGGAGACTTCCTGCATATGTCCATACAGGTGGGATATGAAAGCAGTTTTAAAGTCTATACAACTGAAAGAAGTGTTTCTCCTTTCAACTTGCTGTGTACCAGACATATTTCACAGCTACTTCCTGCTTTAatgattgttttctttctgaCTAATCAAACCTAGGTGGCAGCTGGGATGGAGTACTTGGCCAGCCACTTTTACACCCATAAAGACCTTGCAGCTCGGAACATTCTAGTAGGTGAACAGCTCCACGTCAAGATCTCCGACCTGGGTCTCTCCAGAGTGATCTACTCCTCAGACTACTACTGCATTCAACCCAAAACTCTGCTCCCCATCCGCTGGATGCCCCCTGAGGCCATCACTTACGGAAAGTTCACCACAGACTCGGACATTTGGTCGTTCGGAGTTGTGCTGTGGGAGATCTTCAGCTACGGTCTACAGCCCTATTACGGCTTCTCCAACCAGGAAGTGATGGAGATGGTGAGAAAGAGGCAGCTGCTGCCTTGCCCCGAGGACTGTCCGCCAAGGTATGTTCAGGTTAATGTTGCTGATCAGCCACAGCTTTGAAGTAAATGATGAGAAGGTAATACAGTACGTACAACCAACGTGGCTAGTGTCTGGCTAGTAACGCCCTCATCGTCTTGTGTTTCAAAGGCCACATACGGTTTTTCTAattggtaataaaaaaaagtcacaatctCATTATGCAATGTGAAAGGGGTGAACCGAGTTTCTCGAAATTCATGATTTTACAGTAACCTTTTACAGCAGAGATGAAGACAGgaagcagagggagagagtgggggGTGTGACAGAATCAAGCCAGCAATGTGGACATTATATGGTTTCCGTGTTAAATCCTTCTGTAGTACGCAAGACGCTCTTAGATTCTTTTACAGAGATAGCTTGTTTTCTAATGTTTGAATGTTACTGTATGCACACCCTTGCTTATACTATCAACAGCATTTGCAAGTGTTTCTAGAATTATATCGAATATATCACGGTCTTCACCATatccataaaaatgtaaaaaatacaacaacaaaaaaacagtgtggTATCAGACGTTATTACAGACATTCTTCCAATTGCCTGATAACTAACTCTGTTGTCTCTCAGGTTTTATGGTTTGATGACTGAATGCTGGCAGGAGGGACCAACGCGTCGAACGCGCTTCAAGGACATCCATGCCCGCCTGCGAGCCTGGGAGGGGCCATCATCCCACGCCAGCTCAAGCACGCCCTCTGGTGGTGGAGGCAACGCTACCACCCAGACCACCTCACTCAGCGCCAGTCCCGTCAGCAACCTCAGCAACCCCCGCTACGCTGCTGCCACGGCTGCTGGGTACCTCTACCCAGCCCAGGCTATTCCCTCACCGGGCCAGATGGGCCAGATTCAAGCCTGGACACCCATGGCTGTAACACAAACCCACCAGCGCTTTATCCCTGTCAATGGATACCCCATCCCGCCAGGATACGCAGCTTTTCCAGCCCACTTCCCTCCGCCGGCCCCACCGACCAGGGTCATCCAGCACCACCTGCCCCCTCCCAAAAGTCGCTCCCCCAGTAGCGCCAGCGGCTCCACCAGCACGGGTCACGTCAGCGGAGTGCCCTCCACCACGGGCTCTAATCATGACGCCAACACGCCGCTGCTTTCCCACTGCATCATGCCGGGGAGCGGTGGAGGGCCGATTCAGATGTACGGACAAGTTTGCCAGAAGGGAGTGGGACAACTGGACCACGCATCACAAACAGCGCTGCTCGCTGCTGATTCTGACGTACTGATGTACAACGACTCGGTCATCACCGCAGACCTGTAGATAGAGACACACTCACATTCTTTCTGCTCGGGACCCACATTTGTGAAGTTTAGCTTCTCACACAGGGACCCAGTCTTCTACTCCGGTCATATGGAGACCCAACAGAAACTGTCCTGTACGCACATTTGAGTGTGCAAGAAACATTGCCGCAGCTACACAAGTATATACGCAGCTGTCTGACTTTTTAATGCCTTTTTGTTTAAAGCATGTACTTACCACCATGGTTTGAAAATGTCGTGCTATTATTTTAACCTCTGTGTGAATACGGTACATAAGTCCTGAATGAATGAGTGAACTACAAAGATATATATTCAAAAgaactttttttattaaggaataaactttaaagatgaaaaaatagCAAGTCCACCCTGCGtcctaaaaaatgttttttctttttttgtatcacAATCTGACACAATGTTCCTGTGTCAATAACCGAGTTATCAGACCGTTTCATGCAGGATGTGAAGGAAACACTGACACTCTTACCGTGACCTTTTGGTGCCTTTCAGCAGGGGTGCGACTTGCTTGTTTCTGGACGTACTGTataataacacaaaaatgtgctgtatgtgtGCTTGTACAGTAAAAGAAACTGCATTTAGCAATCGAGAACCGAGCAAACAACAGACTGAAGAAACAGGAAGTTTAGCAGCTTTAACTGAGAAGACCAGCAATGGCGTGCTCAAATACACCAGGAGCCTACACAAGGAGGTGGCGTAACCTGCCTTTTGGGTTTCACGTGTTGCAGGCAGACAGCTTATGGCCATGTGACGTCTCCCCATCACATTCAAACTAAAACAGATACAAGTGATAATTTGGCTAAAATACTTGTCCAGGCACTGAGATTTGGCATTTTTACGCAAAATCCTTTTGAAAGTGACACCTGAATGTTTTTTGTGCAACCCCAACATCTTCCTCTATTGCAACATAGACACAGgtcttttttgcctttttcaaaTTTCACTTTACAGCTTCCTAGGCTGGGGAAGCAGGGAGTACTTCTGATTGGACAAAAAAACTCTTCATCAGCCTTTCTTTCTCCCTacattcctctctctgtctctcttaccTTCGATGGGGATCCCTTCCCCTTCCTCCTTTTATTCCGCAGTACCGTCTTCCACCCTCCGAGCGGACGTGACATTTAACTTCAAAAGCTGGCTGCAGAGGACCCCCTACAGGTCTACAAATAAAACCACGCATTGCTCATATCCCCCACAGCTTAACTGGACCGGCCTCAGGGTACAAACACTTGACTCACCACCCAGGAGCTGGGGTCAGTTTACTGTCAGTGATGTAAAGCTATAAATGTACCCTCgcaaaagaacatttttattgtaaattggATATGGAGTTTTAATTTCTATCAGAGCTTTTCcagtattttaattttgaatggCTTATCTTCATGTCTTTGCACTttcctttcctgtttttcaGCATATGTGTGAGTGAAAGTACTCAAAGCAGGGAGGGTTAACACACATAAGCCTCATAGTAGATAACATTATGATGGCTGCCCCCTATTAGTTGATTAGTTGACTAAGAGGTCCTTTTGGTCAAGTAAGATTTATTTAGTAgattagtcattttttttaaaggttttttcaTGCTGAATGACTTTCCAAGAAGCGTATGAGCACATATTTGGCAAACACCAGATTTAAAGGGCTGCTTTAGCATGATTCTTAGTTTTACAGATCGGTTGATTAAATCGACTTCTCGATTAGTTGTTCGAAATCACACCATTGTGAGTTGACTCAAAATGTATTTAGCGGAGGACAGCCCTAAATGTTACCATGACACAAATCAGCCTTATGTCCATGAATATAGTACTGTGCACCTGAAGAGAAGAAAGTTTGACCTAAAAACGGATCATTTTCATTCGCTGTGTTCAGAGAGATTTATGTATGTTGCTTTTATTTCAATCTACATCAGTCAGTAAATGAGAGTGAATGGTATCCGGTACACCTGGTGCCAACTGTGCTGACACGACATCCTAACGAGTATGTGCagcttttaaaagtaaaagaacaaCATAAATATGCCCATATTTTTTCCCCTGTGAGTCTCTAAAATTTtagctgtatttatttttcaacgtGTCCAGCAGTATAATCATATACGTTTTTCAAGGCTTTTCCGTAAATATCCTTTTGTGAAATGAAGAAGTATTTGGTAAATGGTTATTAATTCACAGTTCTGTAATCACACAAATGATGCCTTAGCTGTCTGTTATTGTCGGTTTTGATGATGGTTGATTAGAAGCACGGCTTAATATGAagcttttgttatttaaaaacgACACACATATAGATAATAGAAAGGGCTGCAGTGACAGAACAGTTTGGGATCTGGTGTTACCTTGTGTGTAGTAGACAATCATTGGTTTTGAATGGTCATAAAAGTGTCCCAGATTGTACGTGTTGCACTCTGCTGATGATCACTCTCTTAATCCGCTGTACACTAACCAAACACACATCTGACACGAGGGTACGCTGATAGCATCTGACTGTGGATGTGCAGAGCATAAAGTGAAGATGGCTCGTGGCCTATATTGCATTGTTTTAATGATAGCGTTTTTAAGTTGACATTTGTGGAATGTAGATAGACAAGACTGTATTATGTTAAGTATTTAGTCCGTGTACTTAAACCCTTCAAACCATGGCTACGATCTGACTACTCACTACATGAAAAGCAGGCGCTTCAAGTCACTGCAtactaaaatgaaaataattctgATTTAGATTAGACTGAACTTTAGTTTACCCTGAAATAATTTATTCAAACCAACTATGGTCAACAGAAGCTAACGAAAGGATAAGATTGTGCTTTGTTCCTCATGCCAAATCTAATCCAAGATTATTTGACtcatttaaagtacattttcctattgaggttttatttcattgctgtcttttgtcttttcatcTTTTCGTTCCTCTGAAGCAGAGCGAGCTGCCTTTGCATCTGAATTTTTACACGTGACCTCCATCCAGCATGTACAttgtaaaaaacaatgatttatgTCCACTCATATAGTAGTGCAAAAACCACTTGTACACAAGACTGTGAATCTTAATCAAGTCTGggtatttttgtatttggcaAAGAAAATCATAACTGTgcctttatttgttttgttttttaattctagatccatttataaaacaaaaacaaaatacaagtacGATTGTATTTCAATAACAGTGTACCTATTACAGAAGGTTTACGTGCTTATCCTTTTTGACCAAGAGAGGCCTTGTCTTTGTAATTTGTCTAAACATTTTTGCACAGATGTTTTGTATTGCAAAATCATTTAATAAATGATGTTGGTTGGTAAATTTGGCGTCAATATGATTGTTAATTCGTAGGCATTGTTACTAATTTGTCTGATTTTGTGTTGCCTtgtagcctagaaatctagatgCACCATAAcggcaaatgtaatttgcagccagGGTAAGTCCAGcaactctttcttttttcaaatcaagATTTATTGAAGAATGTGGACGCACAGTAGGAAACAATATCTTCTGTACATATTAACAGTCTACGTCCACAACGAGCCAGGGGGTTActtaaggaaaaaacaaaaccaagtaAAAAACttcatacaaatattttgtgaatCAAACAAAGTTCATATGATCTAACAGCTTTTTTGTTTGTACAAGTAGACAtggaaaaaatgtattgcttAATATTGGCAGCCAGCTCCAAAAAAGCTTGGCTTCTTTTTCAAAATCTTTGACTTCAATTtggttaaatattttttaaattgatcgTGTAATAAAGATTTCTATCACATCGAATGAAGagcagtctagcaactctccgttggaTTCCGAActggaaaaaccaaattctGGTCCGGCCAATCAAattgtgtatagagtcggtgggcgggcttaacataaggacGGCACAGTGGAGACGGTTCCGCGTGAATTTCCCTTCCTGctatttgaaaacaaagaaggcTGTCTTTCGAATCGGCTTTGCCCgtgactctggaagacttggagtttaGCACTGATGTCATTCTtcaaaaaggaagatgtgttgaTACGGTAAAAGTTGAATCTATCAAccagcgttgctctggttggttgtagcgctatTCTACTGCGTAGCCTACCGAGAGAATTTGAAAGACAtccgtttatcccgcccctcggatagCCCTGCCtatggtgagttcccagaccccaacatcttgatgtgggtctggcttgtcaggctggTTGGCTTGGTGGTCACAATTGTAATGGCGCTGTGAATCCACTGGGGATCACCAAATCACCATTACTGTGGATTTCCTTTCATTAGTGTGCCTCATAACTGTACTGATCCTTGTTGACCAGGTGGTGGTGCCTTTTAGTAGTTAGTTTTGACTAGTGTACAGTTGAATTTCATAACAGCTGGAAATAATATTAGTCCAGCTTTGATTTGgtgaaagatgaaaagaaatgacTCTAGCACTCTtacatgtgtgttttctcttaTTTCTTGTTCAAAACTCACATTTCACGCATTGAATGAGCCAAAACAGCTTAACGTGAACCAGAATGGCTGTGAGCAAGTAAAGTACatacgccccccccccaaaaaaaaatatgtttttgctgTAGCCTACGAATATAGAAATGATTATTTGTGCACAGGACCCTTTGGTAATTGTGTGTACACATACAAGCAAAATTGCAGTCTAAATCATACATAATTTGGGTTTCGTTTACCTAAATTTGTCAAAATATATATTGCCTAATTATCATACATTGTATTTAGCCCTGCagatgttttggttttattttcttaggTTTTCAGATAACTACCTGTTCCGAGCCCCGGTTTCCAACCTTCTAGGCTTTTGGTGCCTTAAAAAGAAGCTGTTTATTCTTGTGACCCCTCATCAGTTTGCATGTGTTTACAAGTTGTGACCACTTCAGTCAAGAGTGATTTTTCCTATATGATAGTTGGTTACGGCTTACAGGACAGATATGTTACGGGTGATTTATTATGATTTTTCTTCAGAAAAGAAATTCCTTTTACTTCTATTGTACTTGGATTGAAGCCAATATCTCAGAGAAAGTTCTCTTAAAACTGTTTGATTGGTTTCACAAGAGGGTgactaaatatgtttttgtaatgTGGCAAAAGATAttctaaaaatgaataaatgatggAGCTCTCTCTTGGTGCAAGACATCAATGACTCTGTGTAATATTCACAGTTTTTCTGTCGGCCAATTGATGCACGTCATGATTTCTATGCTGCGCATGCTCATTGTGTGTACTAGAGAGTAGATGATAAGCAGAGACACATTTCACATGTTGCTCcaggttatatatatatatatatatatatatatatatatatatatatatatatatataataaaacccAGTTTATATCACGTCAGTGTGAATCTACATGTTTGTACAgtacaaaacaagacatggTGTCAGAGTGAAGACAACTCAAACAGAATGGACGTCTCTGGAGTTCCGTCATATAGATTGGGATACTAGCAACCTGCACGTAGCATGGGGCAAGTTCAAAacgttgggtgaccctcccctcaccaaaggataaaaagtcatgaccctcccctattttcctccAGTGGTCCATTCTATAAATACCAAACggtcccttttttgtttttgttttttgttctatgGTAACATTACTCAGTGGGATTATCACTGTCAGATAAGTGTAGTCTAATAGAGTAAAGAGtcaaatatttccctctgaaatgtataAATCAAAGTATTAGTAGCAATATGGAAATACTAAATTCAAGTAGCCttcctcaaatttgtacttccTAGCCAACAGTTTCAACTTCTAAAGGACATAAACAGACCAGTCGTCACTTTAAATGATAACTGGTGTCAAGCAGGCCAGTCTAGTGGGGACGGGTTTGTCCTCTCCTAATGCTAAAAGAAGGGGGTTACTTCCTGCGCTCAGACCACGTAACTGAGGATGAGCACTTCCATGACAGAAGAGCCCTGAGGGCGCTCTCCTCTAAAGTAGACGCATCTTGAGTTCAAGATGGAACGAGCGATGATGTGATTTGAAAATAAAGAAGGTTGAAGAAGAGAATGAGTGGAAGGAGAGAGGGGTAGGCTACAGGTAAAGTATATTGCATGACCGAGTGGACTTATGCTTGGCTTATAGCATAGAGCAGAGGGATCGTTATGGTGAAATGTACCGGCTTCACTGTGAGGTCTTTACACATCTTGTAAACATTCAGAAGAGAGTGGGATCTGGCTTCCTCTGAACTCACTGGGAGGATCAGGAGGAGAGTTCAAGGATGGGGGGGAAACGTTCAGAAGCTTAAGGTCCAAAATATCAAAGCCAAAACTGTGTGTGAGAACTCTGGCATCTTGGGTTCTTCGCACACTCGATCCAATATAGATGTTGATAATACAGTTAAGAGAAAGAACCTGTAAatgcatgtctgtttttattgtttgaaaTAATATATTCTCATATCCTAGAAAGAAAAACCTGGTGAAAGAGCACTCCCGGTCGCTTGAACTGTAGGCTTCCCCTTTGACGATATGATTACTGAGAGGAATGGAAACAGATATTTGTtgagagaggaagaggcagagagaaggaTACAGTTTCACCGTCCTATCGCTTTGTCATGGTTGTGCTGGAAACCTCCAACAAGCCCCTGATTGTTGGGGAACATGAGCTGTTTTTGTTGAGTGGCTGACAGGCGCTTGACCTCTGCTGTCCATGCTGCCACATACTGACCTCGGAGAGGGGAAGTGAAGTGAAGCCTTTGAACGATGTCAAGTGAACTATCACTGCCTTGTTTAATTTCCCCCGAGGAGCTTGACACAGCTGGGGTAGGGCATGTGGACTACTTAGTCATCTTCCTGGTTCATGTCAATTGTTTTCTCCAGATATACAGTTAATaggatatataaatataaatggtcggtttgtttaaagtttattggcataatacttttattttttgggggctttacCTTTATTACACAGTGTCAGAGGATAGAcaggaaaaggggagagagatgggggatgacagcAGCAGGTTTGAGCCCacgccgctgcaaaggactcagcctacatggggcaaacgctcttactgggggaGACAGAGGACGCCCCATTAGCATAATACTTGACCGGTagtttttgatttaaaacaacTTGTTAAAATGAATCTAAGAAGTGTTAGCTTTTGAGATCCAGGATTGTTTGAGAAactttttaaagtgctcatagtatgctcattttcatgtttcaaaaacaccatatttttgttgtactgcacattgctgagGCTCCTCTTTTcgccctgtgtgttgagctctctatttaagctacagagtgaggcatctcacttttgttccatctttgttaggagttacacacatgcagtacctaggtaaagactactagccagtcagaagcatggtatgagggcgtgccatgctagcagctaggtgagcaaaGTAATGCACGTtcatcacggaagtaaaggctggactacaatagagctgtttggagcagtttgtgaacagtgttttctgttggagatggtaagtgccTTTGGGGGGGGACTTTGTAAACCTATGGCGTGCGCAAAAAAGATATATAGCACAATGaaggaaagggggaaaagcctaaaagcataatatgagctctTTAAATCTCACTTTGACACTTATTTGTGTAATCAACCCATTCTTTGAGGAATAGAAACTATGACGAACATAATTATCACAAAGATGTTGAAGTCTTAGTGTATCTATGTAAATTTATTACGTCAGGCTGAATATCCACTcctccttgtttttttaacactttcagGCTTCCCTCGGTAACTCTGTGTTTTAATGTCACAACACTATGAATTGTGGTTAACTCCATCAGGCGGACTTACGGAAAGTGTTCAGAAAGGGCTCAAGAAGGGCTGCGAGAGGGCTCCCATGCCCAGTGGGACAGCCCTAAGCCCTCAGAGACTTAGCTGGAAGGCTCCTCAATGTCTGAATGTGTCACGCTAGCTGCTATGTAAGGCTGTACTTGgaacagtggtgctttgagcgaAATGCTAACATCTGCATTCTCTCATGATCAAaatgacaatgttaacatgctgataTTTAGCAGCTATAAGGTTTACCATATCCACCATCGTAGTGCtatttagcactaaacacaaagtgcagctgAGACTGATGGTAATGTAATAAGTTTTACAGGTATTTGGctataaaccaaagtattaatcaaattaaaatgttgacctgataATGATGCTGTAGAGGAACACCATAGTAAGGCGGATTCTTCCTCTGAGGACCAtgcatgtctgtacaaaatgtcatggcaatccatccgaTATTtgctgagatatttcagtcttgaccaaagtggtggacagagAGACCAACACTGCTgcttgagtttaaaaaaaacaatttcaaaaggCTGTATATGTAGTATTCAATCCCTGACTTCCTGTCAGTAACATCATCTGCTAAAGTGCTGAAGTGCGGCCCTTTGTTAGCTGTGTCTTTGACAGCTGAAACCTATTGTTCAGGTTGAACGCATTCAGCTGTTTTAAACATTAACAGTCCTCTTCATTGTCGGACAGATACTCAAATGAC contains these protein-coding regions:
- the ror1 gene encoding inactive tyrosine-protein kinase transmembrane receptor ROR1 isoform X2; protein product: MYPTWAAASQRLWRCPACALWIALLLQSVLDLRASGPFFIRLEAPMNNITTSLGQSAELFCRVSGNPPPTVRWLKNDAPVVQEPRRISYRSTHYGSRLRIRNLDTTDTGYFQCVATNTQGTVSTTGVLFVKFDPLPTTLAGRPTEDFDEEGFCQPYRGIACARFIGNRSIFVDSLQMQGEIETQITAAFTMIGTSNHLSDRCSQFAIPSLCHFAFPTCDRSSGTDKPRDLCKDECEILENDLCKTEYIIARSNPIILKRLKLPNCEDLAAFDSPEAANCLRIGIPMAEPINKNHKCYNNSGADYRGTVSMTKSGRQCQPWNSQYPHSHTYLAVRYQELNGGHSYCRNPGNKLEAPWCFTLDEGVRMELCEIPVCDHEDKSGGSNMEILYILVPSVAIPLAIALLFFFICVCRNNQKSPRPPAPRQPKPVRGQNVEMSMLTTAYKPKSKAKELPLSAVRFMEELGECTLGKIYKGHLYLPGMDQTQLVAIKTLKDVSNAQHWADFQQEAAVLTELQHPNVVCLMGVVIQEQPVCMLFEFLPQGDLHEFLIMRSPHSDVGCSSDEDGTVKSSLDHGDFLHMSIQVAAGMEYLASHFYTHKDLAARNILVGEQLHVKISDLGLSRVIYSSDYYCIQPKTLLPIRWMPPEAITYGKFTTDSDIWSFGVVLWEIFSYGLQPYYGFSNQEVMEMVRKRQLLPCPEDCPPRFYGLMTECWQEGPTRRTRFKDIHARLRAWEGPSSHASSSTPSGGGGNATTQTTSLSASPVSNLSNPRYAAATAAGYLYPAQAIPSPGQMGQIQAWTPMAVTQTHQRFIPVNGYPIPPGYAAFPAHFPPPAPPTRVIQHHLPPPKSRSPSSASGSTSTGHVSGVPSTTGSNHDANTPLLSHCIMPGSGGGPIQMYGQVCQKGVGQLDHASQTALLAADSDVLMYNDSVITADL
- the ror1 gene encoding inactive tyrosine-protein kinase transmembrane receptor ROR1 isoform X1, encoding MYPTWAAASQRLWRCPACALWIALLLQSVLDLRASGSELPQDPSVIATTSWNTSSDGPFFIRLEAPMNNITTSLGQSAELFCRVSGNPPPTVRWLKNDAPVVQEPRRISYRSTHYGSRLRIRNLDTTDTGYFQCVATNTQGTVSTTGVLFVKFDPLPTTLAGRPTEDFDEEGFCQPYRGIACARFIGNRSIFVDSLQMQGEIETQITAAFTMIGTSNHLSDRCSQFAIPSLCHFAFPTCDRSSGTDKPRDLCKDECEILENDLCKTEYIIARSNPIILKRLKLPNCEDLAAFDSPEAANCLRIGIPMAEPINKNHKCYNNSGADYRGTVSMTKSGRQCQPWNSQYPHSHTYLAVRYQELNGGHSYCRNPGNKLEAPWCFTLDEGVRMELCEIPVCDHEDKSGGSNMEILYILVPSVAIPLAIALLFFFICVCRNNQKSPRPPAPRQPKPVRGQNVEMSMLTTAYKPKSKAKELPLSAVRFMEELGECTLGKIYKGHLYLPGMDQTQLVAIKTLKDVSNAQHWADFQQEAAVLTELQHPNVVCLMGVVIQEQPVCMLFEFLPQGDLHEFLIMRSPHSDVGCSSDEDGTVKSSLDHGDFLHMSIQVAAGMEYLASHFYTHKDLAARNILVGEQLHVKISDLGLSRVIYSSDYYCIQPKTLLPIRWMPPEAITYGKFTTDSDIWSFGVVLWEIFSYGLQPYYGFSNQEVMEMVRKRQLLPCPEDCPPRFYGLMTECWQEGPTRRTRFKDIHARLRAWEGPSSHASSSTPSGGGGNATTQTTSLSASPVSNLSNPRYAAATAAGYLYPAQAIPSPGQMGQIQAWTPMAVTQTHQRFIPVNGYPIPPGYAAFPAHFPPPAPPTRVIQHHLPPPKSRSPSSASGSTSTGHVSGVPSTTGSNHDANTPLLSHCIMPGSGGGPIQMYGQVCQKGVGQLDHASQTALLAADSDVLMYNDSVITADL